Proteins encoded together in one Fibrobacter sp. UWP2 window:
- a CDS encoding deoxyguanosinetriphosphate triphosphohydrolase, producing the protein MLNWETLLSATRYGHPADRDPNRSDYHRDYDRIVFSTAFRRLGRKTQVHPFSVNDHVHSRLTHSIEVSSVGRSLAITIFHLIKQYLPKYINEYQFGTIVQSACLAHDIGNPPFGHAGEAAIREWFRKNRTSAPLCGLSEKEIADFENFDGNAQGHRILSKLEYHFLDGGMRLTYATIGSMMKYPQIAKYGCPTSLFSTEADLYSITAETLGLPQIDSGKWVRHPLVYLIEAADDICYSILDVEDAIELGILTFADVRDMFSYLCGPEVNIDREYEENGRNFRDFLSSIRGKAIQNLIDDVAVVFVNHYEEIMEGKLSKHLIDLSKSDVMWGIRIAKRLGVERIYPDRRKTELEVGSYTTLATVLDAFINGVYDYRLNGKNSYRADRIVRLIGQAKIGQSVSAAEAYHQVLDFVSGMTDNYATYLARQIGGLAMGV; encoded by the coding sequence ATGCTCAACTGGGAAACTCTTTTGTCGGCGACGCGATACGGCCATCCTGCCGATCGCGACCCGAACCGCTCCGATTACCATCGCGATTACGACCGCATTGTTTTTTCTACCGCTTTTCGCCGCCTGGGCCGTAAGACTCAGGTACATCCCTTCTCGGTGAACGACCACGTGCACAGCCGCCTCACGCACAGCATCGAAGTCTCGAGCGTGGGCCGAAGCCTTGCTATCACCATTTTCCACCTGATCAAGCAGTATTTGCCCAAGTACATTAACGAGTACCAGTTCGGCACCATCGTGCAGTCGGCTTGCCTGGCGCACGACATAGGCAACCCGCCGTTCGGCCATGCGGGGGAGGCTGCCATACGCGAATGGTTCCGCAAGAACCGCACCAGCGCGCCGCTATGCGGCCTGAGCGAGAAGGAAATCGCCGATTTCGAGAATTTTGACGGCAACGCCCAGGGCCACCGCATTTTGAGCAAGCTGGAATACCACTTCCTTGACGGTGGCATGCGCCTCACGTACGCGACCATCGGCTCGATGATGAAGTACCCGCAAATCGCCAAGTACGGCTGCCCGACAAGCCTCTTTTCGACCGAGGCCGACCTCTACAGCATTACTGCGGAGACTCTCGGGCTTCCGCAAATCGATAGCGGCAAGTGGGTTCGCCACCCGCTGGTCTACCTCATAGAGGCTGCCGACGATATTTGCTATTCCATTCTCGATGTAGAGGACGCCATCGAGCTCGGCATCTTGACGTTTGCCGACGTGCGTGACATGTTCAGCTACTTGTGCGGCCCCGAGGTGAATATTGATCGCGAGTACGAGGAGAACGGGAGGAATTTTCGCGACTTTCTCAGCAGCATCCGCGGCAAGGCTATCCAGAACCTGATTGACGACGTGGCGGTCGTATTCGTGAACCATTACGAAGAAATCATGGAGGGCAAGCTTTCCAAGCACCTGATAGACCTCTCCAAGTCCGACGTGATGTGGGGAATCCGCATCGCGAAGCGCCTTGGCGTGGAGCGCATCTATCCGGACCGCCGTAAGACGGAACTGGAAGTGGGTAGCTACACGACGCTTGCCACCGTGCTCGACGCGTTCATCAACGGCGTGTACGACTACCGCCTGAACGGCAAGAATTCCTACCGCGCCGACCGCATTGTGCGCCTGATTGGTCAGGCGAAAATCGGGCAGAGCGTATCTGCTGCCGAGGCCTACCACCAGGTGCTCGACTTTGTGAGCGGCATGACGGACAACTACGCGACCTATCTGGCCCGCCAGATTGGCGGGCTTGCCATGGGAGTGTAG
- a CDS encoding type II toxin-antitoxin system VapC family toxin produces the protein MQFLLDTCAILWYAQGSSELPRSIKDLMERELCFYSIASLWEIAIKQKLGKIDLGFSVVEEAKLCADAGFVQLRMTPEHIEHTKSLELIHRDPFDRLIISQAQTENLTIITSDKTIPGYPVKTMWSNN, from the coding sequence ATGCAGTTTTTACTGGATACATGTGCTATTCTTTGGTATGCCCAAGGAAGTAGTGAGTTGCCGCGTTCCATTAAGGATTTAATGGAACGGGAACTTTGCTTTTACAGCATTGCCTCGTTATGGGAAATCGCGATTAAACAAAAATTGGGAAAAATTGATCTGGGCTTTTCTGTTGTAGAAGAGGCTAAACTGTGCGCTGATGCTGGATTCGTCCAATTAAGGATGACTCCTGAACATATTGAGCATACTAAATCATTGGAACTTATACATAGGGATCCGTTTGATCGTTTGATAATCAGCCAGGCTCAAACAGAAAATTTGACAATAATAACTAGTGACAAAACTATTCCCGGGTATCCGGTAAAAACCATGTGGTCAAACAATTAG
- a CDS encoding DUF2281 domain-containing protein, whose amino-acid sequence MPYELLEEKISKIPLQYLQEMLDFADFLIAKNSASAKTPRKSCFGAMKDKITYIAPDFNAPVADFADYM is encoded by the coding sequence ATGCCGTACGAATTACTGGAAGAAAAAATTTCAAAGATTCCCCTGCAGTATCTGCAGGAGATGTTGGATTTTGCTGATTTTCTCATCGCCAAAAATAGCGCATCGGCAAAGACTCCCAGAAAATCCTGTTTTGGGGCAATGAAAGATAAGATTACTTACATTGCTCCAGACTTCAATGCGCCAGTAGCTGACTTTGCGGATTACATGTAA
- a CDS encoding fibrobacter succinogenes major paralogous domain-containing protein produces MRNFTKNNVLAIVSSVALLFAACGDDSKNAGGSVEDQEIIAISDKTVTGVSQKGPFVNGSSVTVQELNGETLAQTGLGFEGKIKNDMGEFSVKVNKLESQYALLKANGFYRNEVTGEKSRSQVTLYALTDLSKRDEVNVNLLTHLSYERSLYLATEEESVSVAEAKKQAETEVLKSFEIEGDFDDAEDLNIFGESDQSAALLAVSVLMQGNLSEGDFSERLANYAADIESDGVWNDTKTATQIADWAITQSMSGGLALIRNNIAGWKLSTGVPAFEKYVDNFWWRNYGLGTCDKEREGEVKKNQNAASVYADKYFICRSNLWYEATALEYDTYEKKCDEDGKIVFGNVNKEQPYDCDGKSWRVATEVEGKIGGCIEKRFNEVVEALETHYICEKREWREATDIEKDTYKWKDGKDGDVKNGDVVKSNCYVFEDSSWRSGYESDCSLELRGCTKNRQDTVGLGKDNVWYICDAKSWREAINIEKDTFGWKDSTDGSIKKGNVTDVVYVFDKTVWRMATEVEGMLGGCIEKRFNEVAEALETHFICENREWRLATDIEKDTYKWKDGKDGDVKNGDVVKSNCYVFEDSSWCSGSESDCALELRGCTKNRQDTVGLGKDNVWYICDAKNWRKATNIEQDTATWGVGKNDGEIRTGQINKDIYYMYDADKKMWRNATSIEIDTYDYEKNERIKCLEFGQVIHGSVNDDYAYFCYGNEWKLFYGNEAISYGRLIDKRDGQIYRTVEIGSQTWMAENLNFADESIYPSMINGNWCYKSKSDSCIKYGRLYSWSAAIDSIYWAKQNKKCGYIKVDDEDDYVNCGLPQTVKGICPEGWHVPNNEEWNVLYSNVGNDYKAMQAKNFRNHWKNSSDDFGFSALPSGVYDGLEPFAIGENATFWSASEFNGEFAYLWLLYGESSALISGYHYGKIDGHSVRCIKDEDE; encoded by the coding sequence ATGAGAAACTTTACCAAGAATAATGTCTTAGCGATCGTATCTAGCGTGGCACTGCTTTTCGCCGCTTGCGGCGACGACAGTAAAAATGCCGGGGGGTCTGTAGAAGACCAGGAGATTATTGCGATTTCCGACAAGACCGTTACGGGAGTCTCGCAGAAGGGACCGTTCGTAAACGGCTCCAGCGTGACTGTGCAGGAACTCAACGGAGAAACGCTGGCACAAACGGGTCTTGGCTTTGAAGGCAAAATCAAGAACGACATGGGCGAGTTCTCCGTGAAGGTGAACAAGCTGGAATCGCAGTATGCGCTCCTCAAGGCGAATGGTTTTTACCGGAACGAGGTTACCGGCGAAAAATCCAGGTCGCAGGTGACGCTCTATGCGCTTACGGACCTGTCCAAGCGCGATGAGGTGAACGTCAACTTGCTTACGCATTTGTCGTATGAACGCTCGCTGTACTTGGCTACGGAAGAAGAGTCTGTTTCTGTGGCAGAAGCAAAAAAACAGGCCGAAACCGAGGTGCTCAAATCCTTTGAAATAGAGGGGGATTTTGATGATGCCGAAGACCTGAATATTTTTGGCGAAAGCGACCAGAGTGCGGCACTCCTTGCCGTAAGCGTGCTTATGCAAGGAAATCTCTCTGAAGGTGATTTTAGCGAAAGATTGGCGAATTATGCTGCCGACATCGAGTCCGATGGTGTTTGGAACGATACGAAAACGGCAACGCAGATTGCCGACTGGGCGATTACGCAGAGCATGAGCGGCGGGCTAGCCTTGATTCGCAATAATATCGCAGGTTGGAAACTTTCTACCGGAGTCCCGGCGTTTGAAAAATATGTGGACAATTTCTGGTGGCGGAACTACGGCCTTGGGACATGCGATAAAGAGCGCGAAGGCGAGGTGAAGAAGAACCAGAATGCTGCAAGCGTTTATGCGGACAAGTACTTTATATGCAGGTCGAATTTGTGGTATGAGGCGACGGCGTTGGAATATGATACATATGAAAAGAAGTGTGATGAAGATGGCAAGATAGTGTTCGGTAACGTGAATAAGGAACAACCATACGATTGTGATGGAAAATCTTGGCGTGTGGCGACAGAAGTCGAGGGAAAAATAGGTGGTTGCATCGAAAAACGCTTTAACGAAGTTGTAGAAGCTCTTGAAACGCATTACATCTGTGAAAAACGCGAATGGCGTGAGGCGACGGATATCGAGAAAGATACATACAAATGGAAAGATGGAAAAGATGGTGACGTAAAAAATGGTGATGTAGTCAAGTCTAACTGCTATGTGTTTGAGGATAGTAGTTGGCGAAGCGGGTATGAAAGCGATTGCTCTCTTGAATTGCGCGGGTGTACCAAGAACCGTCAAGATACGGTAGGACTTGGCAAGGATAATGTCTGGTATATTTGCGATGCAAAGAGCTGGCGCGAAGCGATAAATATTGAAAAGGATACTTTCGGATGGAAAGATTCTACTGATGGATCAATTAAGAAAGGAAATGTGACAGACGTTGTTTATGTGTTTGACAAGACCGTTTGGCGAATGGCAACTGAAGTCGAAGGAATGCTTGGTGGTTGCATCGAAAAACGCTTTAACGAAGTCGCAGAAGCCCTTGAAACGCATTTCATCTGTGAAAATCGCGAATGGCGTTTGGCGACGGATATCGAGAAAGATACATACAAATGGAAAGATGGAAAAGATGGTGACGTAAAAAATGGTGATGTAGTCAAGTCTAACTGCTATGTATTTGAAGATAGTAGTTGGTGCAGCGGGTCTGAAAGCGATTGTGCTCTTGAATTGCGCGGGTGTACCAAGAACCGTCAAGATACGGTAGGACTTGGCAAGGATAATGTCTGGTATATTTGCGATGCTAAGAACTGGCGCAAAGCGACAAACATTGAACAGGATACTGCGACTTGGGGTGTCGGAAAAAATGATGGAGAAATACGTACAGGCCAAATCAATAAAGACATCTATTACATGTATGATGCCGATAAGAAAATGTGGCGAAACGCGACATCCATTGAAATTGATACATATGACTATGAAAAGAATGAAAGAATTAAGTGCCTCGAATTTGGACAAGTAATCCATGGCAGCGTCAATGATGATTATGCGTATTTTTGTTATGGAAATGAATGGAAACTTTTTTATGGCAATGAAGCTATCTCCTATGGGAGATTGATTGATAAACGTGATGGACAAATTTATCGTACGGTTGAAATTGGTAGTCAGACATGGATGGCGGAAAATTTGAATTTTGCTGATGAAAGTATTTATCCGAGTATGATAAATGGAAATTGGTGCTATAAAAGCAAATCTGATAGTTGCATAAAATACGGAAGATTGTATTCCTGGAGTGCGGCTATTGATTCAATCTATTGGGCAAAACAGAATAAAAAGTGTGGTTATATTAAAGTTGATGATGAGGATGATTACGTTAATTGTGGTTTGCCTCAAACAGTCAAGGGGATTTGTCCCGAAGGGTGGCATGTGCCCAACAATGAGGAATGGAATGTATTGTATTCTAATGTGGGAAATGATTATAAAGCTATGCAAGCGAAGAATTTCCGCAATCATTGGAAGAATTCTTCGGATGATTTTGGTTTTTCTGCGCTGCCTTCTGGAGTCTATGATGGTTTAGAGCCGTTCGCTATTGGAGAAAACGCTACTTTTTGGAGTGCTTCTGAATTTAATGGTGAATTTGCTTACTTATGGCTTTTGTACGGAGAATCTTCTGCGCTTATTAGTGGTTATCATTATGGAAAGATAGATGGTCACTCCGTCCGTTGCATCAAGGACGAAGACGAATAG
- a CDS encoding TIGR02147 family protein gives MMKPVMEYVDYRRYIRDFYRERKADSAVPFSWGVFAKKAGIASPVFLQYVCEGKKNLGDKSAPQVAAAMGLVGYEETYFCLLVAYANAKKDAEKKAVLEQIGELARIHKVRIVGIKEYDFFKSWKNSLLRELASAMPKATAKQLSKASRNRIPTSEVHEILDFLVRAGFLEQGADGGYRECNRSLRMDPHVAKAVSSDLQRQYAELAVDALKNEPPEKRNMTGLTVGITRESYDRVVAELAECRRRINAIATMTPRTDEVYRLNMQFFPLTDMNSKQNRPSAKRRKK, from the coding sequence ATGATGAAACCCGTCATGGAATATGTCGATTACCGGAGGTATATCCGGGATTTTTATAGGGAACGGAAGGCTGATTCCGCTGTTCCCTTTTCATGGGGAGTCTTTGCTAAAAAGGCGGGGATTGCTTCGCCGGTGTTTTTGCAATATGTGTGCGAAGGGAAAAAGAATCTAGGCGATAAGTCGGCGCCTCAAGTGGCTGCCGCAATGGGCCTTGTCGGGTACGAAGAAACTTACTTCTGTCTGCTGGTGGCGTATGCCAATGCAAAAAAGGATGCGGAAAAGAAGGCCGTGCTTGAACAGATTGGCGAGCTTGCGCGCATTCACAAGGTCCGCATTGTCGGGATCAAGGAATATGATTTCTTCAAGTCGTGGAAGAATTCGCTTTTGAGGGAACTGGCCTCTGCAATGCCGAAGGCTACGGCGAAACAGCTGTCCAAGGCGAGCAGGAACCGAATCCCGACGAGCGAAGTCCACGAAATTCTGGATTTTCTTGTGCGGGCGGGCTTCCTGGAACAGGGGGCGGATGGCGGTTATCGCGAATGTAATCGCTCCTTGCGTATGGATCCCCATGTGGCGAAGGCGGTATCTTCTGATTTACAGCGCCAGTATGCGGAGCTTGCCGTAGATGCCTTGAAAAATGAACCGCCCGAGAAGCGTAATATGACGGGACTCACCGTCGGGATTACTCGTGAATCTTATGACCGGGTTGTGGCGGAACTTGCGGAATGCAGGCGTCGCATCAATGCGATTGCGACCATGACGCCCAGGACCGACGAAGTCTATCGCTTGAACATGCAGTTCTTTCCGCTGACGGATATGAATTCTAAACAAAACAGACCTTCTGCCAAGAGGAGGAAAAAATGA
- a CDS encoding RluA family pseudouridine synthase, with protein sequence MITRTIDRNFANMRLDRFLRKAFPDESLSVFFAVLRKKKVRVNGVVGKANQMLAEGDVVNIYENFKSVAEEERDGTAHAAKPAETTAANPGWGKPKTEKEKNAAWGVSKKLDIVIQTEDYVIVNKPSGLASQPGSGTRPGESLVEYLWEWGNEEGLDFRPTIAHRLDQETSGLLIAALHGDTLRELTRLIREHEVDKFYYALVKGNLKRDKGTIDESLTRTDAAKGSKMKVGETGKDAQRAITHYRVKQHYEGYDLVKIKLETGRMHQIRAHFASIGHPLLGDTRYGDFALNREVKKELGLNRLFLHSCRLEFVWKGNKIVLDCPLPKELDDIIRQLKPIRFNRER encoded by the coding sequence ATGATTACACGCACCATCGACAGAAACTTCGCCAACATGCGCCTGGACCGCTTTTTGCGTAAAGCCTTCCCCGACGAATCGTTGTCGGTCTTTTTCGCCGTGCTCCGCAAAAAGAAGGTGCGCGTGAACGGGGTCGTCGGCAAGGCGAACCAGATGCTCGCCGAGGGCGACGTCGTCAACATCTACGAAAACTTCAAGAGCGTGGCCGAAGAGGAACGCGACGGAACCGCCCACGCAGCAAAGCCCGCAGAAACGACCGCGGCAAATCCCGGTTGGGGCAAGCCCAAGACCGAAAAAGAGAAAAACGCTGCTTGGGGCGTCTCCAAAAAACTCGACATCGTCATCCAGACCGAGGACTACGTGATTGTGAACAAGCCCTCGGGACTCGCAAGTCAACCGGGCAGCGGCACGCGCCCCGGCGAGAGCCTTGTGGAATACCTCTGGGAATGGGGTAACGAGGAAGGGCTCGACTTCCGCCCCACCATAGCCCACCGCCTGGACCAGGAAACCTCGGGGCTTTTGATTGCCGCCCTCCATGGCGACACGCTCCGTGAACTCACGCGCCTCATTCGCGAACACGAAGTCGACAAGTTCTACTACGCGCTAGTCAAGGGGAACCTCAAACGCGACAAGGGCACCATTGACGAGAGCCTCACCCGCACCGACGCCGCCAAGGGCAGCAAAATGAAGGTCGGCGAAACGGGCAAAGACGCCCAGCGCGCCATTACGCATTACCGCGTCAAGCAGCACTACGAGGGCTACGACCTCGTAAAAATCAAGCTTGAGACCGGTCGCATGCACCAGATCCGTGCCCATTTCGCAAGCATCGGCCACCCGCTCTTGGGCGACACCCGTTACGGCGACTTTGCCCTCAACCGCGAAGTCAAAAAGGAACTCGGGTTGAACCGGCTGTTTTTGCACAGTTGCCGCCTCGAATTTGTGTGGAAGGGCAACAAGATTGTGCTCGACTGCCCGCTTCCCAAGGAACTCGATGACATAATCCGGCAACTGAAGCCCATCAGGTTCAACCGGGAACGGTAA
- a CDS encoding TIGR02171 family protein gives MKLWASVLSCLFLLAACDDHSSSSEELPPEEDLSSSVPESSGSINSSAQFAYPSEALIGMNLIDDASKVAELENKMKVSIDYDYYIGTREVTCGEFFAFIPYPPIKTAVCADDSLPVANVSFFDAVLFLNAKSKAHHLDTAYSYTNILYDTEGHVLNLESFAFHNDANGFRLPTESEWTYVASKGWKPQKSWNASNSNFTSHKVCSIGNDSQGYCDFAGNVMEWANDWYSPLFDTTVVNYTGAPDGGIIGKRVVKGGCYANSEASITLFSRNDIYTITSATRSAYIGFRLALGAIPNPTWMDGSKNTVISRTIPLASASIIKNIYKTYNAKLVFRNDVSQKLNLIKYNEDIPAVIEINDTLNAYHPDISPDGKYVAFCTNLEGVTGKSKLYVRDLNETGIKHVELDVESAAIPRWRVLENGDTVITYVTDAGNNKDNATFAATSTWQVKFENGKFGTPEKLFDGAYHGGISSDGKLAVTGARLLRARVNGVDTIWYNGNQACNASLAMDGTKRTVFLDFGGETGSGYVGSSYTAREYAFIADSTGKLLQAIKAKSGYTYDHVEWASDGIHSNIVATLADNNGLHGKIVLIDPNLGTVTDLAESDDLWHPCLWVKRTDPANSSTHLNPDSAGIYFIPGYPENVIQWRYKMESFWQFKDSATTVFLGSSRSHYGLVPENITSPDLAINMAVPFNVNHGVYFLAKNYVLNLMPKLKYIVIGLDMDRFVVPSSSSFFLTLYKNLPGYTYDENHKFWAGEDVSEMYEMTHGALGRESYAIHLLPPRGYDDGPGHPWPAVPEIVRDTIWSAVDSASYRENFNYIEETLKLAKAKNIRVVGVELPSNPNYRNTGAYGKEGIQRSKAPALLQEIADLSKTYPNFTFFDANQMGNHDFYGDVARDSDHLGHDGAHRITTKIDSLLKTLP, from the coding sequence ATGAAACTTTGGGCATCGGTATTATCTTGTCTATTCTTGCTCGCCGCCTGTGACGACCATTCGTCCAGTTCCGAGGAACTCCCGCCCGAAGAGGACCTCTCGAGCAGCGTCCCCGAAAGTTCCGGCAGCATCAATTCTTCGGCACAATTCGCCTACCCCAGCGAAGCCCTCATCGGCATGAATCTCATTGACGACGCGAGCAAGGTGGCTGAACTCGAAAACAAGATGAAAGTTTCGATAGACTACGATTACTACATCGGGACCCGCGAAGTCACCTGCGGCGAATTCTTTGCCTTCATCCCCTACCCGCCAATAAAAACAGCCGTTTGTGCCGACGACAGCCTCCCAGTGGCAAACGTCTCGTTCTTTGACGCCGTGCTGTTTTTGAACGCCAAGAGCAAGGCTCACCACCTGGATACCGCCTACAGCTACACCAACATACTCTACGACACCGAAGGGCACGTGCTGAACCTCGAGAGTTTCGCCTTCCACAACGACGCCAACGGTTTCCGCCTGCCCACCGAATCCGAGTGGACCTATGTTGCCTCCAAGGGGTGGAAACCCCAAAAAAGCTGGAACGCATCCAATTCAAATTTCACTTCGCACAAGGTGTGCTCCATTGGCAACGACAGCCAAGGCTATTGCGACTTCGCCGGGAACGTGATGGAATGGGCAAATGACTGGTACAGCCCCCTCTTTGATACGACCGTCGTGAACTACACCGGAGCCCCTGACGGGGGGATTATCGGCAAACGAGTTGTCAAGGGGGGCTGCTACGCCAACAGCGAAGCCTCCATAACCCTGTTCAGCCGCAACGACATCTACACCATCACCTCGGCAACACGCTCCGCCTACATCGGCTTCCGCCTTGCCCTGGGCGCCATCCCCAACCCCACCTGGATGGACGGCAGCAAAAACACCGTCATAAGCAGGACCATCCCCCTCGCAAGCGCGAGCATCATCAAGAACATCTACAAGACCTACAACGCCAAGCTGGTGTTCCGCAACGATGTTTCGCAAAAGCTCAACCTCATCAAGTACAATGAAGACATCCCCGCCGTCATCGAGATCAACGACACGCTGAACGCCTACCACCCCGACATCTCTCCCGACGGCAAATACGTCGCGTTCTGCACGAACCTCGAAGGGGTCACCGGCAAATCCAAACTGTACGTGCGTGACTTAAACGAGACCGGAATCAAGCATGTGGAACTTGACGTCGAAAGCGCAGCCATCCCGCGGTGGCGCGTCCTGGAGAACGGCGACACCGTCATCACCTACGTGACCGACGCCGGCAACAACAAGGACAACGCGACATTCGCCGCCACCAGCACTTGGCAAGTCAAGTTCGAGAACGGCAAATTCGGCACTCCCGAAAAGCTCTTTGATGGAGCCTACCACGGCGGCATCAGCAGCGACGGCAAACTCGCCGTAACTGGAGCAAGGCTCCTCCGTGCCCGCGTGAACGGAGTCGACACCATTTGGTACAACGGCAATCAGGCGTGCAACGCAAGTCTCGCGATGGACGGCACCAAGCGCACCGTATTCCTGGACTTTGGCGGGGAAACGGGTTCCGGCTACGTAGGCAGTTCCTACACCGCCCGCGAATACGCCTTTATCGCCGACAGCACCGGCAAACTCCTCCAGGCAATCAAGGCAAAAAGCGGATACACTTACGACCATGTGGAATGGGCTTCCGACGGAATCCACTCCAACATCGTGGCGACCCTCGCCGACAACAACGGTCTCCACGGGAAAATCGTCCTTATCGACCCCAACCTGGGAACGGTCACCGACCTCGCCGAGAGCGACGACCTGTGGCACCCCTGCCTTTGGGTCAAACGGACGGATCCTGCGAACAGCTCCACCCATTTAAACCCCGACAGCGCCGGCATCTACTTTATTCCCGGCTACCCCGAAAACGTCATCCAGTGGCGCTACAAAATGGAATCGTTCTGGCAGTTCAAGGATTCCGCCACCACGGTGTTCCTCGGTTCCTCCAGGTCCCACTACGGATTGGTACCCGAGAACATCACCAGTCCCGATTTGGCAATCAACATGGCTGTGCCCTTCAACGTCAACCACGGAGTGTACTTTTTGGCAAAGAACTACGTACTGAACCTGATGCCAAAGCTAAAATACATTGTCATCGGCCTCGACATGGACCGCTTTGTGGTGCCGTCGTCATCCAGTTTTTTCCTTACCCTGTATAAGAATCTCCCCGGCTACACCTATGACGAGAACCACAAATTCTGGGCCGGTGAAGACGTCTCCGAAATGTACGAAATGACCCACGGGGCGCTTGGTCGCGAATCCTACGCCATCCACCTGCTACCACCCCGTGGCTACGACGACGGCCCAGGGCATCCTTGGCCCGCTGTACCCGAGATTGTCCGCGACACCATTTGGAGTGCCGTGGACTCGGCCTCGTACCGCGAGAACTTCAACTACATCGAAGAGACCTTGAAGCTCGCCAAGGCCAAAAACATTCGTGTCGTTGGCGTGGAACTCCCCTCGAACCCCAACTACCGCAACACAGGCGCTTATGGGAAAGAGGGAATTCAACGCAGCAAGGCGCCGGCTCTATTGCAGGAGATTGCCGACCTCAGCAAAACATACCCCAACTTCACTTTCTTTGACGCGAACCAAATGGGAAACCACGACTTTTACGGGGACGTGGCTCGCGATTCCGACCACCTTGGTCACGACGGAGCACACCGTATCACCACGAAAATTGATTCGCTGCTTAAAACCTTGCCTTGA